One stretch of Natronobacterium gregoryi SP2 DNA includes these proteins:
- a CDS encoding ABC transporter ATP-binding protein, giving the protein MSDAELEKRERTEQTILHVSDLEKQFGGIVAVGGVSFEIERETITGLIGPNGAGKSTAFNLITGVYRPDGGTVYFRDEDVTDLRPNQLADRGLVRTFQISRELSGMTVLENMLLAFDEQRGESLWRSVLPGARRSVVSQERELLERTWEILELFELDHLAHEDAATLSGGQRKLLELSRALLTDPELLLLDEPMAGVNPTLEKKLLARLHELREQGYTFLIVEHDMEVIMNNCETVIVMHQGQVLSKGPPKTIQEDERVIDAYLGGQL; this is encoded by the coding sequence ATGAGTGACGCCGAACTCGAGAAACGGGAACGAACGGAACAGACGATACTTCACGTGTCGGATCTCGAGAAGCAGTTTGGGGGCATCGTGGCAGTCGGCGGCGTCAGTTTCGAGATCGAACGAGAGACGATAACGGGGCTTATTGGTCCGAACGGGGCCGGCAAGTCGACGGCGTTCAACCTCATCACCGGTGTCTACAGGCCGGACGGCGGAACCGTCTACTTCCGGGACGAAGACGTGACCGATCTGCGGCCCAACCAACTGGCCGATCGGGGGCTGGTTCGAACGTTCCAGATCAGCCGCGAGCTCTCGGGCATGACTGTACTCGAGAACATGTTGCTGGCGTTCGACGAACAGCGCGGGGAATCGCTCTGGCGGTCGGTTCTTCCAGGTGCACGTCGATCTGTCGTCAGCCAGGAACGGGAGTTGCTCGAGCGCACGTGGGAGATACTAGAGCTGTTCGAACTCGACCACCTCGCCCACGAGGACGCGGCGACTCTCTCTGGTGGCCAGCGAAAGCTACTCGAACTCTCCCGGGCGCTGCTGACTGATCCGGAGCTCCTCTTACTCGACGAGCCGATGGCCGGCGTCAATCCGACGCTCGAGAAGAAACTCCTCGCTCGCCTCCACGAACTCAGGGAGCAGGGGTACACTTTTCTCATCGTCGAACACGACATGGAGGTCATCATGAACAACTGCGAGACGGTGATCGTCATGCACCAGGGCCAGGTGCTCTCGAAGGGGCCACCAAAAACGATACAGGAAGACGAACGCGTCATCGACGCCTACCTCGGGGGACAGCTCTGA